Proteins from one Vicugna pacos chromosome 25, VicPac4, whole genome shotgun sequence genomic window:
- the MAF1 gene encoding repressor of RNA polymerase III transcription MAF1 homolog isoform X2: protein MKLLENSSFEAINSQLTVETGDAHIIGRIESYSCKMAGDDKHMFKQFCQEGQPHVLEALSPPQTSGLSPSRLSKSQGGEDEGPLSDKCSRKTLFYLIATLNESFRPDYDFSTARSHEFSREPSLSWVVNAVNCSLFSAVREDFKALKPQLWNAVDEEICLAECDIYSGSTYTSSEAGNELDMELGEEEEESGGGGSEGGPEETSAVEEDRVPVVCM from the exons ATGAAGCTGTTGGAGAACTCCAGCTTCGAGGCCATCAACTCGCAGCTGACGGTGGAGACTGGAGATGCCCACATCATCGGCAG GATTGAGAGCTACTCATGCAAGATGGCTGGAGATGACAAGCACATGTTCAAGCAGTTCTGTCAGGAGGGCCAGCCACACGTGCTGGAGGCActgtccccaccccagacctcaggcctcagccccagCAG ACTGAGTAAGAGTCAAGGCGGTGAGGATGAGGGCCCCCTCAGCGACAAGTGCAGCCGCAAGACCCTCTTCTACCTGATCGCCACACTCAATGAGTCCTTCCGGCCAGACTATGACTTCAGCACAGCCCGAAGCCACGAGTTCAGCCGGGAGCCCAGCCTCAGCTGG GTGGTGAACGCAGTCAACTGCAGTCTGTTCTCCGCCGTACGAGAGGACTTCAAGGCCCTGAAGCCACAACTGTGGAACGCAGTCGATGAGGAGATCTGCCTGGCCGAGTGCGACATCTACAG TGGGTCCACCTACACTTCCTCAGAGGCAGGCAACGAGCTGGACATGGagctaggggaggaggaggaggagagcggCGGTGGAGGCAGCGAGGGCGGACCTGAGGAGACCAGCGCTGTGGAAGAGGACAG GGTCCCAGTGGTCTGTATGTGA
- the MAF1 gene encoding repressor of RNA polymerase III transcription MAF1 homolog isoform X1 codes for MKLLENSSFEAINSQLTVETGDAHIIGRIESYSCKMAGDDKHMFKQFCQEGQPHVLEALSPPQTSGLSPSRLSKSQGGEDEGPLSDKCSRKTLFYLIATLNESFRPDYDFSTARSHEFSREPSLSWVVNAVNCSLFSAVREDFKALKPQLWNAVDEEICLAECDIYSYNPDLDSDPFGEDGSLWSFNYFFYNKRLKRIVFFSCRSISGSTYTSSEAGNELDMELGEEEEESGGGGSEGGPEETSAVEEDRVPVVCM; via the exons ATGAAGCTGTTGGAGAACTCCAGCTTCGAGGCCATCAACTCGCAGCTGACGGTGGAGACTGGAGATGCCCACATCATCGGCAG GATTGAGAGCTACTCATGCAAGATGGCTGGAGATGACAAGCACATGTTCAAGCAGTTCTGTCAGGAGGGCCAGCCACACGTGCTGGAGGCActgtccccaccccagacctcaggcctcagccccagCAG ACTGAGTAAGAGTCAAGGCGGTGAGGATGAGGGCCCCCTCAGCGACAAGTGCAGCCGCAAGACCCTCTTCTACCTGATCGCCACACTCAATGAGTCCTTCCGGCCAGACTATGACTTCAGCACAGCCCGAAGCCACGAGTTCAGCCGGGAGCCCAGCCTCAGCTGG GTGGTGAACGCAGTCAACTGCAGTCTGTTCTCCGCCGTACGAGAGGACTTCAAGGCCCTGAAGCCACAACTGTGGAACGCAGTCGATGAGGAGATCTGCCTGGCCGAGTGCGACATCTACAG CTACAATCCAGACTTGGATTCAGATCCTTTTGGGGAGGACGGCAGTCTCTGGTCCTTCAACTACTTTTTCTACAACAAGCGGCTGAAACGGATTGTTTTCTTCAGCTGCCGCTCTATCAG TGGGTCCACCTACACTTCCTCAGAGGCAGGCAACGAGCTGGACATGGagctaggggaggaggaggaggagagcggCGGTGGAGGCAGCGAGGGCGGACCTGAGGAGACCAGCGCTGTGGAAGAGGACAG GGTCCCAGTGGTCTGTATGTGA